GCACCGTACTGCGGCGAGTAGAAGAAGACCGGTGCCCTCATGAGCAGTTCGTCCGTATGCGCGGGCGCCTGCAGCACAGGACGCTTCTTGTACTCGTCCAGAGGCCCGTCGTAGAGGCCGTGATAGGTGCTCGGATCAGCGAAGTCACTCAGGATCAGCGTCGGCACCTTGAACTGGCGAACCGGGTTCTGGGCCTTCGAGTACTGGGTACCGTCGCCGTCCAGCGGGTAGGCGTTGGCGATCACCAGGTCCAGCTTATCCCCGGGCATGGGCGTGTCGCCGACCTTGCGGGCGAAAGCCACGGCTCGGCGATGGGCCTTGGTCGGCTCTCCCGCGAAGAGACCGCACATCTCCTTCTGCGAGTTCACGACGACGCATAGCGAGTAGTTCAGGCCAAGCAGGGCACCGGCTTCCTCAAGGTCGCGTCGCGCCGGTGATACGCCGGGAGCAGAAGTCCACACGCCGCCCTTCAGGCGTCCGTGGTGGCAGTGGATCGTGGAGACATGAGCGATGCCGGGCACAACCATCTTGGCCCCACCACCCCAGGCGACGAGGTGGTGGGGGTAGACGGTGGACATGGACAGGATGAAGTCGGCGTCGGCGGCCGCGGCATTGACCAGCACCGGTGTGCCCTGGCTCGTTAGCCCCACATACTTGACCTTCGGGCTGTAGGCATCGTGCGACACGACCTCACCGACGCGGTCGAGAGCTGCACCCAAGCGGGCACGGGTCTCCCTGCGGTTCATGGGCCGGTGTGCGCCATTGCCAAGGACGATGGTGATCTGCTGCTTCGTAAGCCCGGCAGCCTCGAGTTCGTCGATCACAGCGAGGCACAGGGTCTCGGCCGGAGTTGGCCGCCGGAAGTCATCCACGAGAAGCACAGCCTTGCGCGCACCACGTGCCGCCTGCGAGATCGGCTCGGCACCGGCGGGCTTGGCAAGGGCCTTCGCGATGCCATCCGGGGTCAGCGCCGGGCGGTCCTGCATCGGACACACCGTCACATCCCAGCCGGCAGGAAGTGGGAGCTCTACTTCGCGGTCGTCGCGTTCTGCGCCAAGGCGCAGGCGAACCGTCTGGCTTCCACTGGTCATTTGGAGAGCTCCTCCAGACCCGCTAGGGCGGTATCGGCCCACAGCTTTCCCGTCCCCTTCGGAGCGCGCACATGGCGGCAGAGACGAGTCTCGTAGCTGCCCTCGTCCAGAGCACGATCAGTTGCCACATACCCGACGGTGCCGTTGGCGATCCCGATGTTCATCGTCTGGGCGAAGGGCGAGCGCTGCTTGATGTCCAGACCGATCTCGGTGAAGACCTCACCGGGAAGCCCAACGACCCCAAGGTCACCGATCCGCAGAGAATGGATGGGCATCGGCCACTCCTTCGGCCCCTCGGCACACAGGACGACCTCGCGGGCGTAGATCCATTCGTGATCATCCGGCTTCTCGCCGCTGGAATAGAGCACCTGGGCGGCAGCAAGCTCCTCCGCCGAAGGGCAGCGAGCGGCGAAGTTGACCTGGGTGAGCTTGGCGCCGAGAGGCACGTCGTCGGAGAAGTCCTCCTCGCGCAGGCTGCTCCAGGCACGCCAGGCTTCTGCAGCCACTACGTTCGCGACGCGCTCAATCTGATGGGTAATGGTGAGGCCCTTGCGAGCAGGCTTGGTGAAGTCGCAGTTGTTGACATCGCCGAAGGTGCCGTTAGCCAGCGGGCACACGAACTCCGACCCGGCGAAGCGATTCAGCGCCCGACCGAAGGCGGCGAAGTAGTCGGCGCAGACGACGTTGTGATTGATCTGGACGCCGACATAGTGAAGGCTCAGGTTGCCCAAAGCGGCGATGATACGCCCCTCAGGAGAGCGGAAGACCATGAGCCCGAGCTGCGGATCGGTGGGACCGGCCGGACGCAAAGCCTCCGGATTCTGGTACCCCGGATTCATACGCACGCTGCCGTCCTTCATGTGCCAGCGGCGGTTATGTACCTCGCCGGGGCACGAACCCGCGGCATGAGCGAACTGGGCAGGCTCGAGATGCGCAAGGGCCATGGAGAAGGCATCCGCAATCCGGGACACGACCCAGTCTCCGTAACCTTCCTGCGCGGGCGTGCCGAGGGACGCACGAAGGGCTGGTCCAGTGTGGGTATGGGTGCCGGCGATCAGGACGTTCTCGGGCGCAAGGTCGTGGCGCTCACTGATCAGAGCCTTGGCGGCGTTCACGAACTCGGTTGGCACGGTGATGAGGTCGCAGATCACAAAGCCAAGGGTGGTATCGCCGTTGGACAGGGCGATGGCCTTGGCATGGAGTGGATCGATGATGTCGGTAGCCTGGCGGTCGTTGAAGTAACCAAGCAGATGCGCACCCAGTCCGGGCGTGATGTCGATCTGGGCAGCTCCAGCTCTGAGCTGGGACATGGTAGCCTCCTGTAGGCTTCTGCGTAGAGCGGCGTCTCTGACAGCGGCGGCTATTCGCGAGACGAAGGTGCATCCCTCCTGCGTGTAGGCAGTTACTGCCCGACTACACGCAGGTTGCTCATCGTGACATCCCGCACATACTCAGGCCCCGGGATGACGGTCACCGGGTCACCGGCGATGTCGTAGCGCAGGACGTTGGTGATGATCGAGTCGCACAGCGAGCCCCCGATCATGATGGTGTACTGCGCACGGCTGATGACGTTGCTGATCAGGATCCGGCTGGTATCGCCCACCGGGGCGACTCCGCCGCCGTAGGCGCTGTCGCCGATCTTGACGGCCGCCCGGCAGCGCATTTCCGCAGGCGAAGTGTCGATCAGCCCGTCGAGGATAATGTCGTGCAGACGCGAGCCCGGGGTGTTGAGCAGCCTGACGATATGATGCCCACCCTTGCAGTAGCCGCGGATACTTCGGAGGGTCACGTTCCGGATGTCGTCGAGTCCCTTGCCGCGGTCCTCGCAGGAACTGACCATCGTCGAACCGAGAGCACCGGCAACACTGCCGGCACGCGGGATCGCGGTGAGGGCGATCAGGTCATCGCCGGTGTAGCCGGTGATGTTCTCGATGAGGAAGTCATGGCAGCCGAGGCGCAGATCGATTCCGTCCTGATTCAGGACCGTTCGCTGCACGCCGTCGATCGTCTTGGTGCCGGCGGAGGCGAAGCCGAGGTCCCGCAGCGTCCCGTAGGCGCAGCGCTCCAGGGAGATCGCCCAGCAGTGAGAGTCCTTCATGGTCAGGTTCTCGATGCTGAGGTTCTCGACGAAGGCCATCAGGATTCCGATGTTGCGCCAGTCTCCGGTCTGGCTTTCGGCCTTCACCCCGGCGTCGGTGCCATAGGTGCGCTCACCGAGGGTCTTGCCGCTGTCGCCGGTGGCCCGTGGGTGGTCGGCGCCCTCCAGCAGGACCTTCCCGACACCATAGATATGGATGTCCTGCAGGGGCTTGATGTCGGCGATGCCCACTCCGCAGTTCGCGCTGCGGATCATGTTGTCGCGGCAGCGGTCGGAGAGCTTAAGGTGGCAGTTGTTGAGCTCCAGCGTCGTGTCGCCGGGGAGCAGTATCGCCGAGTCCAGCAGCCAGAGGTCGCGGTCACCGTCGGCGGCATGGTTGCGACGCGGGATGATGACCCGCATGCCCGTGCCTGCGGCGGCCTGGACAGCCTGGTTGATCCGCTCCACGTCGGAACCCTGGAAGGCATTCGGAGTGATATAGGTCTGCTCTTGCATGAGAGTGGACTCCTCATCTTGTCTGGCTTCCGGTGCCGGGCGAGCCGGGCTCGGCTCCGGCCCAGCCAGCGCGAGCACTCCGCAGGCCGCCTGGAGCAAGCACCCGAAGACAAGCGCCCGGAGGCTCAGGCACCGCGGGCTGTAGCGTGTACTGTGGGCACTCATAGCCGGAACTCCGGCACTTCCACCGGGATGCCGCCCTTCTGACGCGAGACCTCCGTCATCAGGCCCGCGGCCGTCAGGTTGAGCGCGTCAACCACATCGACCGGCGGGCGAGTGTCGTCGAGGATGCAGCGAGCGAACTCCTCGAGCATCAGCGGTGCGCCGCCGTCATAGCTGTCGTTGACGGCCTCGGCCGGCAGGTTCTTCCAGCCCTCCGAGACATACTCGGAGTAGTTCCAGAGGCTCTCCCAGGTGCCCGGGGCGGTGCGTCCGTGGACGTAGATGCGGTGCTCCTCGCCTGCCGCCCGGGGTCCTTCGTAGGCGGCACCGGTGCCCTGGAGCCCGTAGTAGGTGTAGTTGTTAGGGCGGTCGGAGAAGAAGTCGAGGCGGATGCGGGCCTGTCGGCCGCTGACGGTCTCCAGAAGCACCGTGCAGGTGTCGTCGGCGAGGACCCAGGGGATATGCCGTTGCCCGGAGCCCATGCAGATGACGTTCTTCATGCGCTCGCCGAAGGCCCAGTAGATCGGCCCCAGGTCATGAGTCATGTAGTGATGACCCAGGCGCATGGCCAGCTCGGCGGTTCGCCAGTTGTAGCCCTTGTCTGGATGCAGCAAAGCGCCCTTGAGGTCCTGGAGTTGCTCGGACTCGCCGTAGTAGAGCTCGCCGAAGAGTCCTGCCTTCACCATGCCCATGACGACTGACCAGGGGCGGTACCAGCAGTAGTTCTCGGCCATCATGTACTTGAGCCCGGAGGACCGCACAGCTTCGAGCAGCTCCCAGCACTGGTCGATGCTCGTGGCCGCAGTGACCTCGGAGAGCACGTGCTTGCCCGCCTTCAGGGCCTGGACTGCGTGCTGAACGTGCAGCGGCATCGGCGAGGCAAGAACAACGGCATCGACGTCAGAATCGAGGAGCGCCTCGAAGCTGGTGAAGGTCGTGGTAACGCCCGTCTTGGCGACGGCGGCAGCCAGTCTCTCCTCGTTGGCATCGCACAGGGCGGTCAGTTCGGCGCTGGGGGCGAAACTCATTGAACGGGCCAATCCTGCACCACGACCGGCCCCGAGAACTCCGATTTTGACGCTGTCCATGGGTGAACCTCACTTATGACTGGGAGTGCATGATAGCGGGCGTCCGAGCCTTCGGACGCCCGCTCGTCTGTTCGCCCTCCTGAGTGGACTGCCCTTCCGGCCTTCTACTCAAGGTTTCGGTTCCGGTCCCGGCGAACCCTCACCTCGGGCCAACCATACACTTATCAAAAGGTGATAGCATGTCTGCCGGTAACCGCACCGCCCTGGTGATTCTCGACAGTCGCAAGCCTGCTGAACGACGCAGCGCCGACCAGACCCTTTTCGCTGCTCTCGATCACTTCGGCATCGC
This genomic interval from Armatimonadia bacterium contains the following:
- a CDS encoding lactate racemase domain-containing protein; the encoded protein is MTSGSQTVRLRLGAERDDREVELPLPAGWDVTVCPMQDRPALTPDGIAKALAKPAGAEPISQAARGARKAVLLVDDFRRPTPAETLCLAVIDELEAAGLTKQQITIVLGNGAHRPMNRRETRARLGAALDRVGEVVSHDAYSPKVKYVGLTSQGTPVLVNAAAADADFILSMSTVYPHHLVAWGGGAKMVVPGIAHVSTIHCHHGRLKGGVWTSAPGVSPARRDLEEAGALLGLNYSLCVVVNSQKEMCGLFAGEPTKAHRRAVAFARKVGDTPMPGDKLDLVIANAYPLDGDGTQYSKAQNPVRQFKVPTLILSDFADPSTYHGLYDGPLDEYKKRPVLQAPAHTDELLMRAPVFFYSPQYGAGFMPPDRSWYGDSDWERLMADMSRRFTQARVAVLPAAPLQIPRIV
- a CDS encoding Gfo/Idh/MocA family oxidoreductase; protein product: MDSVKIGVLGAGRGAGLARSMSFAPSAELTALCDANEERLAAAVAKTGVTTTFTSFEALLDSDVDAVVLASPMPLHVQHAVQALKAGKHVLSEVTAATSIDQCWELLEAVRSSGLKYMMAENYCWYRPWSVVMGMVKAGLFGELYYGESEQLQDLKGALLHPDKGYNWRTAELAMRLGHHYMTHDLGPIYWAFGERMKNVICMGSGQRHIPWVLADDTCTVLLETVSGRQARIRLDFFSDRPNNYTYYGLQGTGAAYEGPRAAGEEHRIYVHGRTAPGTWESLWNYSEYVSEGWKNLPAEAVNDSYDGGAPLMLEEFARCILDDTRPPVDVVDALNLTAAGLMTEVSRQKGGIPVEVPEFRL
- a CDS encoding glycosyl hydrolase family 28 protein, coding for MQEQTYITPNAFQGSDVERINQAVQAAAGTGMRVIIPRRNHAADGDRDLWLLDSAILLPGDTTLELNNCHLKLSDRCRDNMIRSANCGVGIADIKPLQDIHIYGVGKVLLEGADHPRATGDSGKTLGERTYGTDAGVKAESQTGDWRNIGILMAFVENLSIENLTMKDSHCWAISLERCAYGTLRDLGFASAGTKTIDGVQRTVLNQDGIDLRLGCHDFLIENITGYTGDDLIALTAIPRAGSVAGALGSTMVSSCEDRGKGLDDIRNVTLRSIRGYCKGGHHIVRLLNTPGSRLHDIILDGLIDTSPAEMRCRAAVKIGDSAYGGGVAPVGDTSRILISNVISRAQYTIMIGGSLCDSIITNVLRYDIAGDPVTVIPGPEYVRDVTMSNLRVVGQ